A section of the Elizabethkingia anophelis R26 genome encodes:
- a CDS encoding acetyl-CoA carboxylase carboxyltransferase subunit alpha: MEYLEFEKPIEELMEQYDKCSLVGEESGIDVKLACSQLEDKIIAEKKNIYGKLTPWQKVQLSRHPNRPYALDFINGVADKGSFLELHGDRNFADDPAMVGGIITIEGQSVMIIGTQKGRTTKERQLRRFGMSNPEGYRKALRLMKLAEKFNIPIVTLIDTPGAYPGLEAEERGQGEAIARNIYEMCRMTVPIITIVIGEGASGGALGIGVGNKVYMMENSWYSVISPENCSTILWRSWEYKEVAAEAMKLTAPDMLKEKLIDGIIEEPLGGAHYEPEVAFQNVKSTILSNIKSLKKFNGKELMEQRQEKFINMGKFKG; encoded by the coding sequence ATGGAATATTTAGAATTTGAAAAGCCGATTGAAGAGCTTATGGAGCAATACGACAAATGCTCTTTAGTAGGTGAAGAAAGTGGTATCGATGTAAAATTGGCATGCAGCCAGTTAGAAGATAAAATTATTGCTGAAAAGAAGAATATCTACGGCAAGCTTACACCATGGCAGAAAGTTCAGCTTTCCCGCCATCCAAACAGACCTTATGCTTTAGACTTCATTAATGGAGTTGCAGACAAAGGCAGTTTCTTAGAACTTCATGGAGACCGTAATTTTGCTGATGACCCTGCAATGGTAGGCGGAATTATTACAATTGAAGGACAAAGTGTAATGATTATCGGAACCCAGAAAGGGAGAACTACCAAAGAGAGACAACTTCGTCGTTTCGGTATGTCCAACCCGGAAGGATACCGCAAAGCTCTTCGTTTGATGAAGCTTGCTGAGAAATTTAACATCCCTATTGTTACGCTGATAGATACTCCGGGAGCATATCCTGGTCTTGAAGCTGAAGAACGTGGACAAGGAGAAGCTATTGCAAGAAACATCTATGAAATGTGCCGTATGACAGTTCCTATTATTACGATTGTAATCGGTGAAGGAGCTAGTGGAGGTGCATTAGGTATTGGTGTAGGAAACAAAGTTTACATGATGGAAAATAGCTGGTATTCTGTAATTTCCCCTGAAAACTGTTCTACAATTTTATGGAGAAGTTGGGAGTACAAAGAAGTTGCTGCTGAAGCAATGAAACTGACCGCTCCTGATATGTTAAAAGAGAAATTAATCGATGGTATTATCGAAGAACCTCTTGGCGGCGCTCACTATGAGCCGGAAGTTGCTTTCCAGAATGTAAAAAGCACAATCCTGAGCAACATTAAATCTTTAAAGAAATTTAACGGTAAAGAATTAATGGAGCAAAGACAAGAGAAATTTATCAATATGGGTAAATTCAAAGGATAG